One window of the Salvia miltiorrhiza cultivar Shanhuang (shh) chromosome 6, IMPLAD_Smil_shh, whole genome shotgun sequence genome contains the following:
- the LOC130990202 gene encoding amino acid transporter AVT1A-like isoform X1 translates to MASRESSEYLLEDCEYDVASDAACSSIEDDDDDHRVSLSSSAVSQQWPQSFREAVDIYSISASPSFGLLRPRTSAPGISSTQNLLESNGKIPFVADYKKVDELPRSRAHSILSDKQATAEAPPSHGCSLLQTIFNGMNVMAGVGLLSTPYTVKVAGWASLAVLLLFAFICCYTAILMKHCFESAQGILTFPDMGEAAFGKWGRVFISIILYSELYMSCTDYLILEGDNLSTIFSGVSLNIFGFKIDTMHLFATVAVLVVFPTLLLKDLRFLSYLSASGVVATIVVVLCLLFVGTAEGVGFHHSGKVLDLSGIPFSIGVYGFCYSGHSVFPNIYQSMADKTKFKKAVIMSFILCVAVYGSAAVMGFLMFGQNTNAQITLNLPQHKFSSQIALWTTVSTESNKIALTMNPLARGIEELLPSSISNTYLCFLLIRTSLILSSLLVAFLIPFFGTVMSLIGSLFSVLMAMVMPALCFLKILGRKSATKMQIMLSSCIVALGLVCGVIGTYNAFLDLANKY, encoded by the exons ATGGCGAGTAGAGAGTCGTCGGAGTATCTCTTGGAGGATTGTGAATACGACGTCGCCTCAGACGCCGCCTGCAGCAGCAtcgaagacgacgacgatgatCATCGCGTGTCCCTCTCCTCCTCTGCCGTCTCGCAGCAGTGGCCTCAGAGCTTCAG AGAAGCAGTTGATATATATTCCATATCTGCATCACCAAGCTTCGGACTACTTCGCCCTCGGACATCAGCACCAGGAATCAGCAGCACCCAAAACTTGTTGGAATCAAATGGCAAAATCCCCTTTGTTGCTGATTACAAGAAAGTGGATGAGCTTCCTAGATCAAGAGCACACTCGATTCTCTCTGACAAGCAGGCCACAGCCGAAGCCCCTCCCAGCCACGGATGCAGCCTACTTCAAACCATATTCAATG GTATGAATGTGATGGCCGGTGTCGGACTGCTTTCCACGCCTTACACTGTTAAAGTAGCGGGCTGGGCCAGCCTGGCCGTGCTACTTCTCTTTGCATTCATCTGTTGCTACACAGCCATTCTCATGAAGCATTGCTTCGAGAGTGCTCAAGGCATACTCACGTTTCCTGATATGGGAGAGGCCGCCTTTGGGAAATGGGGTCGCGTCTTTATATCT ATTATACTGTACTCGGAGCTATAT ATGTCTTGCACAGACTACTTAATCTTGGAAGGGGATAATCTGTCGACAATATTCTCTGGAGTGTCGTTGAACATATTTGGCTTCAAGATTGACACAATGCATCTGTTTGCAACCGTAGCTGTTCTAGTGGTCTTCCCCACTCTTCTGCTGAAAGATCTCCGGTTTCTTTCTTACCTTTCAG CCAGTGGAGTCGTTGCAACGATAGTTGTAGTTCTGTGCTTGCTATTTGTTGGCACAGCAGAGGGAGTTGGATTTCATCACAGTGGCAAAGTGCTGGATTTGAGTGGCATCCCTTTCTCCATTGGTGTCTACGGCTTCTGCTACTCGGGCCACTCCGTTTTCCCCAATATTTACCAGTCAATGGCTGATAAAACCAAATTCAAGAAAGCAGTTATAATGAG TTTCATTCTATGCGTTGCGGTTTATGGTAGCGCTGCAGTGATGGGATTTCTCATGTTTGGCCAAAACACAAACGCGCAGATCACTTTGAATCTACCACAGCACAAATTTAGCTCCCAAATAGCATTGTGGACAACGGTAAGCACAGAATC AAATAAAATTGCGTTGACAATGAATCCACTGGCTAGAGGCATTGAGGAGCTGCTGCCATCAAGTATCTCCAACACTTACTTGTGCTTCCTCCTTATACGAACATCGCTCATCTTGTCGTCTCTTCTAGTCGCCTTCCTCATCCCCTTCTTCG GCACCGTGATGTCTCTCATAGGCTCCCTCTTTAGTGTTCTTATG GCTATGGTGATGCCAGCTCTATGCTTCTTGAAAATCCTTGGGAGGAAGAGTGCCACCAAAATGCAG ATCATGCTGAGCAGCTGCATTGTGGCACTAGGCCTCGTGTGTGGGGTTATCGGGACATACAACGCGTTTTTAGACCTTGCAAACAAGTACTGA
- the LOC130990202 gene encoding amino acid transporter AVT1A-like isoform X2: protein MASRESSEYLLEDCEYDVASDAACSSIEDDDDDHRVSLSSSAVSQQWPQSFREAVDIYSISASPSFGLLRPRTSAPGISSTQNLLESNGKIPFVADYKKVDELPRSRAHSILSDKQATAEAPPSHGCSLLQTIFNGMNVMAGVGLLSTPYTVKVAGWASLAVLLLFAFICCYTAILMKHCFESAQGILTFPDMGEAAFGKWGRVFISIILYSELYMSCTDYLILEGDNLSTIFSGVSLNIFGFKIDTMHLFATVAVLVVFPTLLLKDLRFLSYLSASGVVATIVVVLCLLFVGTAEGVGFHHSGKVLDLSGIPFSIGVYGFCYSGHSVFPNIYQSMADKTKFKKAVIMSFILCVAVYGSAAVMGFLMFGQNTNAQITLNLPQHKFSSQIALWTTVINPFSKIALTMNPLARGIEELLPSSISNTYLCFLLIRTSLILSSLLVAFLIPFFGTVMSLIGSLFSVLMAMVMPALCFLKILGRKSATKMQIMLSSCIVALGLVCGVIGTYNAFLDLANKY from the exons ATGGCGAGTAGAGAGTCGTCGGAGTATCTCTTGGAGGATTGTGAATACGACGTCGCCTCAGACGCCGCCTGCAGCAGCAtcgaagacgacgacgatgatCATCGCGTGTCCCTCTCCTCCTCTGCCGTCTCGCAGCAGTGGCCTCAGAGCTTCAG AGAAGCAGTTGATATATATTCCATATCTGCATCACCAAGCTTCGGACTACTTCGCCCTCGGACATCAGCACCAGGAATCAGCAGCACCCAAAACTTGTTGGAATCAAATGGCAAAATCCCCTTTGTTGCTGATTACAAGAAAGTGGATGAGCTTCCTAGATCAAGAGCACACTCGATTCTCTCTGACAAGCAGGCCACAGCCGAAGCCCCTCCCAGCCACGGATGCAGCCTACTTCAAACCATATTCAATG GTATGAATGTGATGGCCGGTGTCGGACTGCTTTCCACGCCTTACACTGTTAAAGTAGCGGGCTGGGCCAGCCTGGCCGTGCTACTTCTCTTTGCATTCATCTGTTGCTACACAGCCATTCTCATGAAGCATTGCTTCGAGAGTGCTCAAGGCATACTCACGTTTCCTGATATGGGAGAGGCCGCCTTTGGGAAATGGGGTCGCGTCTTTATATCT ATTATACTGTACTCGGAGCTATAT ATGTCTTGCACAGACTACTTAATCTTGGAAGGGGATAATCTGTCGACAATATTCTCTGGAGTGTCGTTGAACATATTTGGCTTCAAGATTGACACAATGCATCTGTTTGCAACCGTAGCTGTTCTAGTGGTCTTCCCCACTCTTCTGCTGAAAGATCTCCGGTTTCTTTCTTACCTTTCAG CCAGTGGAGTCGTTGCAACGATAGTTGTAGTTCTGTGCTTGCTATTTGTTGGCACAGCAGAGGGAGTTGGATTTCATCACAGTGGCAAAGTGCTGGATTTGAGTGGCATCCCTTTCTCCATTGGTGTCTACGGCTTCTGCTACTCGGGCCACTCCGTTTTCCCCAATATTTACCAGTCAATGGCTGATAAAACCAAATTCAAGAAAGCAGTTATAATGAG TTTCATTCTATGCGTTGCGGTTTATGGTAGCGCTGCAGTGATGGGATTTCTCATGTTTGGCCAAAACACAAACGCGCAGATCACTTTGAATCTACCACAGCACAAATTTAGCTCCCAAATAGCATTGTGGACAACG GTGATCAATCCATTCTCC AAAATTGCGTTGACAATGAATCCACTGGCTAGAGGCATTGAGGAGCTGCTGCCATCAAGTATCTCCAACACTTACTTGTGCTTCCTCCTTATACGAACATCGCTCATCTTGTCGTCTCTTCTAGTCGCCTTCCTCATCCCCTTCTTCG GCACCGTGATGTCTCTCATAGGCTCCCTCTTTAGTGTTCTTATG GCTATGGTGATGCCAGCTCTATGCTTCTTGAAAATCCTTGGGAGGAAGAGTGCCACCAAAATGCAG ATCATGCTGAGCAGCTGCATTGTGGCACTAGGCCTCGTGTGTGGGGTTATCGGGACATACAACGCGTTTTTAGACCTTGCAAACAAGTACTGA